The Desmodus rotundus isolate HL8 chromosome 3, HLdesRot8A.1, whole genome shotgun sequence genome includes a region encoding these proteins:
- the TAL1 gene encoding T-cell acute lymphocytic leukemia protein 1, whose product MTEQPPSEAARSDPPLEGREAAEARMAPPHLVLLNGVAKETSRATPAEPPVIELGARGGPGGGPAGGGGAVRDLKGRDAAAAEARHRVPTTELCRPPGPAPAPAPAPAPAELTGDGRMVQLSPPALAAPAAPGRTLLYSLSQPLATLGSGFFGEPDAFSMFATNNRVKRRPSPYEMEITDGPHTKVVRRIFTNSRERWRQQNVNGAFAELRKLIPTHPPDKKLSKNEILRLAMKYINFLAKLLNDQEEEGTQRAKPGKDPVVGAGGESGGGGGGAPPDDLLQDVLSPNSSCGSSLDGAASPDSYTEEPAPKHTARSLHPAMLPAADGAGPR is encoded by the exons ATGACGGAGCAGCCGCCCAGCGAGGCGGCACGCAGTGACCCCCCGCTGGAGGGACGGGAGGCGGCCGAGGCCCGCATGGCCCCCCCGCACCTGGTCCTGCTGAACGGCGTCGCCAAGGAGACGAGCCGCGCTACCCCCGCCGAGCCCCCGGTGATCGAGCTGGGAGCGCGCGGTGGCCCGGGGGGCGGCCCCGCGGGTGGGGGCGGCGCCGTGCGAGACTTAAAGGGCCGGGACGCCGCAGCGGCCGAAGCGCGCCATCGGGTGCCGACCACCGAGCTGTGCAGACCTCCTGGGCCCGCTCCGGCGCCCGCGCCCGCTCCTGCCCCGGCGGAGCTGACCGGGGACGGCCGGATGGTGCAGTTGAGCCCGCCCGCGCTGGCGGCCCCGGCCGCCCCCGGCCGCACGCTGCTCTACAGCCTGAGCCAGCCGCTGGCGACCCTCGGCAG TGGGTTCTTTGGGGAGCCCGATGCCTTCTCTATGTTTGCCACCAATAACCGAGTGAAGAGGAGACCCTCCCCTTATGAGATGGAGATTACTGACG GTCCCCATACCAAAGTTGTAAGGCGCATCTTCACCAACAGCCGGGAGCGATGGCGGCAGCAGAATGTGAATGGGGCCTTCGCTGAACTCCGCAAGCTGATCCCCACGCACCCCCCAGACAAGAAGCTCAGCAAGAATGAGATCCTCCGCCTGGCCATGAAGTACATCAACTTCCTTGCCAAGCTGCTCAATgaccaggaggaggagggcaccCAGCGGGCCAAGCCTGGCAAGGACCCcgtggtgggggcaggtggagagagtgggggaggagggggtggtgcACCTCCAGATGACCTCCTGCAGGATGTGCTGTCCCCCAACTCCAGCTGTGGCAGCTCCCTGGATGGGGCAGCCAGCCCGGACAGCTACACAGAAGAGCCGGCACCCAAGCACACAGCCCGCAGCCTCCATCCTGCCATGCTGCCCGCCGCTGATGGAGCCGGCCCTCGGTGA